The Spirosoma radiotolerans genome has a window encoding:
- a CDS encoding RagB/SusD family nutrient uptake outer membrane protein: protein MKKIKVGFILGLIALSGTGCEKLLEEHPQSQVVPSYFNSPAGVLGGIAGVYNDIRSDWGTEGFTVEMQAGTDEFVQGASSGGGPAYTYNGLNGSNFGAAWGVAFQDINTINGVLQYGQTVDLPDATRKQYLAQAKFLRGFWYFYLVQTFGDVPLHTTFITVPSQADSRQPAAQVYEQIIKDLTEAAADLPNQPTAPFLGKAATKSVAQLLLAKVYLTRGWLNNTAADFTQAAAICDAIIANKATYGLDLWQDYGDAFVPANDYGKETMFVSDHVLDPKYGYYTVGGAAGGGAAQNLTPWLTNWNYPNNSGVNSIKNASGVLINSGTSGMIRDSQYGRPYVRMRPNSDKLKSGDNAGKSYFLDQAFVKRDVDSRYANSFYTVYIANTSVTNPANAANNQRGISYTTVVGADTAVWLPDFEVAGAPQFIGTRPFKGIVVPPSLWNNGIFPALKKFMDPSRGANFNDPSTRPVVLYRFSDVYMTGAEAYFKAGDATKAAALINVVRQRAAYRKTNTAAQNAAAVTAMTITPADVTVDFILDERSREFFGEWQRWNDLVRTRSLVRRVKAWNQEAAPYVQDFNMLRPIPQTQIDRVVDGPKFPQNTGY from the coding sequence ATGAAAAAAATAAAGGTTGGGTTCATTCTCGGGCTGATCGCTTTATCTGGCACTGGCTGCGAAAAATTACTGGAAGAGCATCCACAATCACAGGTTGTTCCTAGTTATTTCAATAGTCCGGCTGGTGTATTGGGAGGCATTGCCGGTGTGTATAACGACATCCGGTCGGATTGGGGTACCGAAGGGTTCACCGTAGAGATGCAGGCAGGCACCGACGAGTTTGTGCAGGGAGCCAGCTCAGGGGGCGGGCCCGCCTACACCTACAATGGGCTTAACGGGAGTAATTTCGGGGCAGCCTGGGGCGTAGCTTTTCAGGATATCAACACCATAAATGGCGTGCTGCAATACGGTCAAACGGTTGATTTACCGGATGCGACCCGTAAACAATATCTGGCACAGGCCAAGTTTTTACGCGGCTTCTGGTACTTTTATCTGGTGCAGACCTTCGGCGATGTTCCGTTGCATACGACCTTCATTACGGTTCCGTCTCAGGCCGATTCACGCCAACCGGCGGCTCAGGTGTATGAACAGATCATTAAAGATCTGACCGAAGCCGCTGCCGATTTGCCCAATCAGCCAACGGCTCCGTTTCTGGGTAAGGCGGCCACTAAGTCTGTAGCCCAGTTGCTGTTGGCCAAAGTGTATCTGACCCGTGGCTGGCTGAACAATACGGCGGCTGATTTTACACAGGCGGCTGCTATTTGCGACGCTATTATCGCCAATAAAGCAACCTATGGCCTCGATTTATGGCAGGATTACGGCGATGCCTTTGTACCGGCCAACGACTACGGTAAAGAAACAATGTTCGTCAGCGATCACGTGCTCGACCCCAAATATGGTTACTACACGGTGGGGGGCGCTGCGGGTGGAGGAGCCGCTCAAAACCTGACCCCCTGGCTGACCAACTGGAATTATCCAAACAACAGTGGTGTCAACTCCATCAAGAATGCGTCAGGCGTGCTAATCAACAGCGGCACATCGGGCATGATCCGCGATTCGCAGTATGGACGCCCCTACGTGCGGATGCGGCCCAACAGCGACAAACTGAAAAGTGGCGATAATGCCGGGAAGAGTTATTTCCTGGACCAGGCTTTCGTCAAACGGGATGTAGACTCGCGCTATGCTAATTCGTTCTATACGGTTTATATCGCCAATACGTCCGTAACAAATCCGGCTAATGCCGCTAACAACCAGCGGGGTATTAGTTATACGACGGTTGTGGGTGCTGACACCGCTGTCTGGTTACCCGATTTTGAAGTAGCCGGTGCCCCCCAATTTATCGGCACCCGGCCCTTCAAAGGAATTGTGGTACCACCCAGCCTGTGGAATAATGGCATATTCCCGGCGCTGAAAAAATTCATGGACCCCAGCCGGGGCGCTAACTTCAACGACCCATCGACCCGGCCCGTCGTTTTATACCGCTTCTCGGATGTGTACATGACCGGAGCCGAAGCCTACTTTAAAGCGGGCGATGCAACAAAGGCAGCCGCTTTAATCAACGTCGTTCGGCAACGGGCAGCTTATCGAAAAACCAACACGGCGGCTCAGAATGCCGCAGCAGTAACTGCCATGACCATTACGCCGGCTGACGTAACCGTAGATTTCATCCTGGATGAGCGGAGCCGCGAATTTTTCGGTGAATGGCAGCGCTGGAATGACCTGGTACGTACCCGTTCGCTGGTTCGGCGCGTGAAAGCCTGGAATCAGGAGGCCGCTCCCTATGTGCAGGATTTTAATATGCTGAGACCCATTCCCCAAACGCAGATCGATCGGGTGGTTGATGGACCTAAATTTCCGCAGAACACTGGTTATTAA
- a CDS encoding endo-1,4-beta-xylanase, with protein sequence MKKLTGFAVLIGSFTVLGATLRPVNPLAQPTLKEAYKNYFPIGVAVNPRMVQPGPDAELIKAQFSSMTPENAMKMGPIHPEENRYYWKDADAIADFAQQNKIKLRGHTLCWHNQTPRWFFTDSTGKTVSRDVLLARLKRHITDVMSRYKGKIYAWDVVNEAVPDTGKSIYRKSKFYEIIGEDYIEKAFQYAHEADPSAQLFYNDYNTENASKRDRIYQMLKKLTDKGVPINGIGLQGHWSIYEPTAQEMDESINKFASLGLKVQITELDLSVYPKEHERRAKKATDKSEFTPEMNDRQAAQYKMLFEVFRKHRNQVTGVTFWNLSDRYSWLDNFPVPDRKDYPLLFDQNGQPKKAFNGVVNF encoded by the coding sequence ATGAAAAAATTAACCGGATTCGCTGTTCTCATAGGCAGCTTTACTGTCCTGGGGGCAACCTTGCGGCCCGTCAATCCGCTGGCTCAGCCGACCTTAAAAGAAGCCTATAAAAACTATTTCCCAATTGGCGTAGCCGTCAATCCGCGCATGGTGCAGCCCGGCCCGGATGCTGAATTGATTAAAGCCCAGTTCAGCAGCATGACACCCGAAAATGCCATGAAAATGGGGCCGATTCACCCTGAAGAGAACCGCTACTACTGGAAAGATGCTGACGCTATCGCCGATTTTGCCCAGCAGAACAAGATAAAATTACGGGGTCATACGCTTTGCTGGCATAACCAAACGCCCCGCTGGTTTTTTACCGATTCGACAGGCAAAACTGTGAGCCGGGACGTACTGTTGGCTCGCTTGAAACGGCACATTACCGATGTCATGAGCCGGTATAAAGGGAAGATTTACGCCTGGGATGTCGTGAACGAAGCGGTTCCAGATACCGGGAAGAGTATTTACCGCAAATCGAAATTTTACGAAATCATTGGCGAAGACTACATCGAAAAGGCGTTCCAGTATGCGCACGAAGCTGATCCCTCCGCGCAACTGTTTTATAACGACTACAACACTGAAAACGCATCGAAGCGGGACCGTATCTATCAGATGCTGAAGAAACTAACCGATAAGGGTGTTCCCATCAACGGCATAGGCTTGCAGGGGCACTGGTCGATCTACGAACCCACTGCTCAGGAAATGGATGAGTCGATTAACAAATTTGCCAGCCTGGGCCTGAAAGTCCAAATCACCGAGCTCGATCTATCGGTGTATCCCAAAGAACACGAACGGCGGGCGAAGAAGGCAACCGATAAAAGTGAATTTACACCCGAGATGAATGACCGACAGGCGGCCCAGTACAAAATGCTCTTCGAGGTATTTCGCAAACACCGCAACCAGGTCACGGGGGTCACGTTCTGGAACCTCTCCGACCGCTACTCCTGGCTCGACAATTTTCCCGTTCCTGACCGCAAGGATTATCCGTTGCTGTTCGATCAGAACGGCCAGCCTAAGAAAGCGTTTAACGGTGTTGTGAACTTCTAG